A genomic segment from Synergistaceae bacterium encodes:
- a CDS encoding GH3 auxin-responsive promoter family protein, giving the protein MWNGEGTLLEILRHNNNTDYGQRYFFADLQSAEGYQIRVPLSSYSTYAPLIQLQTTQKHLEPYVRAFTDIVRDLPCLKVCLSLVLIRIAGY; this is encoded by the coding sequence ATGTGGAACGGTGAAGGGACTCTTCTTGAAATTTTGAGGCATAACAATAATACTGACTATGGGCAGCGTTACTTTTTTGCGGACTTGCAGTCAGCAGAAGGCTATCAAATCAGAGTCCCGTTATCATCTTACAGCACTTATGCTCCATTAATACAATTACAGACTACACAAAAGCATTTAGAGCCGTATGTAAGAGCATTTACCGATATTGTACGCGATTTACCCTGTTTGAAAGTTTGCCTAAGCCTCGTGCTTATAAGGATCGCGGGGTACTAA
- a CDS encoding GHKL domain-containing protein, whose translation MNNLTLRYALEFAIIIPAAIFAFLPVLDRIKFDSLKVYGLTALFIACFITSGAVIKSKLLHIPGQLGLFIIYYFCVDMSLHKKLFCFFNAAMLCAACPCYTMLLAGPIELANESGVFMISSGIINLVIAFIMGAIFFGTMTQRFPVLINEERINTAWKYLFMLPLFMTIFNYWVTPISPRVVMTGRVRQISLALVALITSMIFAFYYIFWWTTLRLTESARLQQENILLQLENKRYNELKSYMNHSKILRHDFRQHLLVINELAKSGKISNLLEYLSQLNDSSGAKYKTFCLNSAVDAVASHYDSIAGSQDTKIFWRLELPSVLPIRESDFCAVLGNLTENALKAVKTLDTTRRRININSSMLSDSMLALSIENPFEGAIKFGKNGLPSSSSESHGIGLASVSNIVERYRGSLNISTENEIFSAGAIFYL comes from the coding sequence ATGAATAATTTGACTCTCCGTTATGCTCTTGAGTTCGCGATAATAATTCCTGCTGCGATATTTGCGTTTCTGCCCGTTCTTGACCGTATAAAATTTGACTCTCTCAAAGTTTACGGGCTTACGGCGTTATTTATTGCGTGCTTTATTACGTCAGGAGCTGTCATAAAATCTAAACTTTTGCATATTCCGGGCCAGCTTGGACTCTTCATAATTTATTATTTCTGCGTTGATATGAGCCTGCACAAAAAATTATTCTGCTTCTTCAATGCTGCGATGTTGTGTGCGGCTTGTCCGTGTTATACAATGCTTTTAGCTGGGCCTATCGAGCTTGCGAACGAGTCCGGCGTATTCATGATTTCGTCGGGAATAATAAATCTTGTTATAGCTTTCATAATGGGAGCTATTTTTTTCGGGACTATGACTCAAAGATTCCCGGTTTTAATCAACGAAGAAAGAATCAATACAGCGTGGAAATATTTATTTATGCTTCCGTTATTCATGACGATATTTAATTACTGGGTAACACCTATAAGCCCTCGCGTTGTAATGACCGGCCGGGTTCGTCAAATTTCTCTGGCATTGGTAGCATTAATTACATCTATGATATTTGCGTTCTATTATATTTTCTGGTGGACGACTTTAAGACTAACGGAGAGCGCAAGACTCCAGCAGGAAAATATTTTATTGCAGCTAGAGAACAAACGCTATAACGAACTTAAAAGCTATATGAATCACTCAAAAATTTTGCGGCACGATTTCAGACAGCATTTACTCGTAATAAATGAGCTTGCTAAATCCGGGAAAATCAGCAACTTATTAGAATATTTGTCGCAATTAAATGACTCATCAGGAGCAAAATATAAAACTTTTTGTCTTAACAGCGCAGTTGATGCAGTTGCTTCACATTATGACTCTATTGCAGGAAGTCAGGACACAAAAATTTTCTGGCGGTTAGAGCTTCCTTCAGTCCTGCCCATAAGAGAGTCAGATTTTTGCGCGGTATTAGGCAATCTCACAGAAAACGCCCTCAAAGCAGTAAAGACTCTCGACACAACCAGACGGCGAATAAATATAAATTCGTCAATGTTGTCTGACTCAATGCTTGCACTGTCAATCGAGAATCCATTTGAAGGCGCAATTAAATTCGGGAAGAACGGCCTGCCCTCGTCATCAAGCGAGAGTCATGGTATCGGTCTTGCCTCCGTGTCAAATATTGTTGAGCGTTACAGAGGTTCGTTAAATATCAGCACGGAGAATGAAATTTTTTCGGCTGGTGCAATATTTTATTTATAA
- a CDS encoding response regulator transcription factor, protein MNLNIALVEDSKRDADKLSSVIHKFFLAQPELERSITLYNDGGEFLRAFEPEKFHIIFMDILMNDINGIQTAGQVRLNDSKVLIIFTTSSREFALESFFSASVPVRPFDYILKPYDSERLCRTLTEAVKILESPDPALSVRVSRSTYNIPFRKISAVLSSNHVIEIVMTDNNCLIATMTFNEIENILLADKRFLLCNRGLIINMDSVRSLSKDKEVFIMKTGDRYPLRVRGRAKVIEDFTQYQISRLRGGVHYE, encoded by the coding sequence ATGAATCTAAATATAGCTCTTGTAGAAGACTCAAAAAGGGACGCAGACAAATTAAGCTCTGTGATTCATAAATTTTTTCTCGCACAGCCCGAATTAGAACGCTCTATAACCCTTTATAACGACGGGGGCGAATTTCTGCGCGCCTTTGAGCCCGAAAAATTTCATATTATATTCATGGACATACTAATGAACGACATTAACGGCATACAAACAGCAGGCCAAGTGAGACTCAATGACTCTAAAGTCTTGATAATTTTCACGACATCATCAAGAGAATTTGCGCTTGAGTCGTTCTTCTCTGCCTCCGTGCCTGTCAGACCATTTGATTATATATTGAAACCTTATGACTCCGAGCGGCTTTGCAGGACTCTCACTGAAGCAGTAAAAATTTTAGAGTCCCCTGATCCCGCGCTTAGTGTCCGAGTCTCCCGAAGCACTTATAATATTCCATTCCGTAAAATTTCGGCGGTTCTATCAAGCAATCACGTTATAGAAATCGTCATGACCGATAATAACTGCTTAATAGCGACAATGACATTTAACGAGATCGAAAATATTTTATTGGCCGACAAAAGATTTTTGCTGTGCAATCGGGGATTAATTATAAACATGGACTCTGTTCGTTCACTCAGCAAGGACAAAGAAGTATTTATCATGAAGACCGGCGACCGTTACCCATTGAGAGTCAGAGGCCGCGCAAAAGTTATAGAAGATTTCACGCAATACCAGATTTCAAGACTTCGAGGCGGCGTGCATTATGAATAA